From Tiliqua scincoides isolate rTilSci1 chromosome 2, rTilSci1.hap2, whole genome shotgun sequence, the proteins below share one genomic window:
- the ACVR1B gene encoding activin receptor type-1B — protein MAGGSARAPARPLPPPFGLALVLLGLMLGGHRGAQALLCLCSECNQGNATCETDGACMVSISNMNGIKHHVRTCIPEAKLIPAGKPFFCLSSEDVRNTRCCYTDFCNKIDLMVPSGIVKNDGGPSSWGPVELVAVIAGPVFLVFVIMIIVVFVFHHHQRVYHNRQRLDMEDPSCEMCLSKDKTLQDLVYDLSTSGSGSGLPLFVQRTVARTIVLQEIIGKGRFGEVWRGRWRGGDVAVKIFSSREERSWFREAEIYQTVMLRHENILGFIAADNKDNGTWTQLWLVSDYHEHGSLFDYLNRYTVTIEGMIKLALSAASGLAHLHMEIVGTQGKPGIAHRDLKSKNILVKKNGTCAIADLGLAVRHDSVTDTIDIAPNQRVGTKRYMAPEVLDETINMKHFDSFKCADIYALGLVYWEIARRCNSGGIHEEYQLPYYDLVPSDPSIEEMRKVVCDQKLRPNIPNWWQSYEALRVMGKMMRECWYANGAARLTALRIKKTLSQLSVQEDVKI, from the exons CCTTACTGTGTTTGTGCTCCGAATGCAACCAAGGGAATGCCACATGTGAAACAGATGGTGCCTGCATGGTCTCGATATCAAACATGAATGGGATCAAGCATCATGTCCGAACCTGTATTCCTGAAGCAAAACTGATTCCTGCAGGAAAGCCCTTCTTCTGTCTGAGTTCAGAAGATGTGCGCAATACACGTTGCTGCTACACAGATTTCTGTAACAAAATTGATCTCATGGTACCCAGTG GAATTGTGAAAAACGATGGTGGTCCTTCTAGCTGGGGACCTGTGGAGCTGGTGGCTGTGATTGCAGGTCCGGTCTTCCTTGTTTTCGTCATTATGATTATAGTGGTTTTTGTCTTTCACCACCACCAACGAGTATATCACAATCGTCAGCGGTTGGACATGGAGGATCCATCTTGTGAGATGTGCCTGTCTAAGGACAAAACCCTGCAGGATCTAGTGTATGATCTCTCTACCTCTGGCTCTGGCTCAG GTTTGCCACTCTTTGTCCAGCGCACTGTGGCTCGAACAATTGTCCTGCAGGAAATCATTGGCAAAGGTCGCTTTGGGGAAGTGTGGCGTGGTAGATGGCGTGGTGGTGATGTAGCTGTGAAAATTTTCTCTTCCCGGGAAGAGCGTTCCTGGTTCCGGGAAGCGGAGATCTACCAAACAGTCATGTTAAGGCATGAGAATATTCTTGGGTTTATTGCTGCAGACAACAAGG ATAATGGAACTTGGACTCAATTGTGGTTGGTCTCTGATTACCATGAACATGGCTCTCTGTTTGATTACCTCAATCGATACACTGTAACCATTGAGGGGATGATTAAGCTGGCTCTGTCCGCTGCCAGTGGACTGGCACATTTGCACATGGAAATTGTGGGAACCCAAG GAAAACCTGGGATTGCACATCGAGACTTGAAATCCAAAAATATACTAGTGAAGAAGAATGGAACTTGTGCCATTGCAGACCTGGGTCTGGCTGTCCGCCATGACTCTGTTACAGATACGATTGATATCGCACCCAATCAGAGGGTCGGAACAAAACG CTACATGGCTCCTGAGGTTCTTGATGAAACAATTAACATGAAGCATTTCGATTCATTTAAATGTGCTGATATCTATGCCCTGGGCCTGGTCTATTGGGAAATTGCTCGCAGATGCAATTCAGGAG GCATCCATGAAGAATATCAGCTCCCGTACTACGATCTTGTCCCATCTGACCCCTCCATTGAAGAAATGCGAAAGGTTGTGTGTGACCAGAAGTTGCGGCCTAACATTCCCAATTGGTGGCAGAGTTATGAG GCTTTGCGAGTAATGGGGAAGATGATGCGAGAGTGCTGGTATGCTAATGGGGCAGCCCGACTAACAGCGTTGCGCATCAAGAAGACTCTCTCTCAACTCAGTGTCCAGGAAGATGTGAAAATTTAG